The Polyangium aurulentum genomic interval CTCGCAGCCGATGGTGCCGCCGTGCGCCTCGACGATGTCCCGCGTCACCGCGAGCCCGAGCCCCGTGCCGCGCTGCTTGGTGGTGAAGAACGGATCGAAGATGGAAGCGCGCACGTCCTCGGGCACGCCCGTCCCCGTGTCGTCGACCGCGAGATCGACGCCGCCGTCCTTCGCTTTGCGGATCGAGATGATCAGCTCGCCGCCCTTGCTCATCGCCTCGCGCGCGTTGCGGATGAGGTTCAACAGCGCCTGACGGAACTGCGACTCGTCGAGCCCGACCTCGGGCAAGTCGTCGTCGGCCTCCACGCGCTCGGTCACGCCGCCGCGCTCGAGCTCGGGGTGAACGAAGGCCACGAGCTCGCGCACGAGGTCCTCGACGTGCTCGCGCTCGAGCCGCGGCCGAGGCCTGCGCGCGATGGAGAGGTACTGCTCGGCGATGCGCGAGAGCCTGTCCACCTCGGCCTTGATCGCCACGACGAGCTGCGCCGCCTCCTTGTTCGAAGAGGGCGCGACCTCCTCCTCGAGCAGCTCGAGGTTGAGCCCGATCGAGGACAGCGGGTTGCGAATCTCGTGCGTGACGTGCGCGGCCATCTTGCCGATCGCCGCGAGCCGCTCCGCGTTCACCAGCTCCGAACGGGCGCGCTGGATGGCCGCGACCATGCCCTCGAACGTGGTCGCGAGCTCGCCGATCTCGTCGTTGGTCGCCACGACCTCGCGCGGGGTCAGATCACCCCGCGCGACGGCGTTCGCGCGCTCGGTCACGGCCGTGAGAGGCGCGAGCACGCGGCGCGTGTAGAGGGTCGCGACCACGCCGACGAGCAGGGTGAGGAGGAACAGGCCGACGAGGAGCTGCATCGAGCGCGACTCGCGGCGCTTGGCCTCCGCGGTGAGGCTCTCCATGCGCTCCTCGATGCGCGCCCTGATCGCCCGCAGCCGCTGCGCGCCCTCGGCCTCGCGCTTGGCGAGATCGTCACGCGCGCGCTCGGCGGCCTCGCGATCGCTGACGGCGAGGGCCTGAAAGAGCTGTGAAAAGCGCTCCGGGTCCGCGCCGAGCAGCTTCTCGATTGCGGCCGCCTCGCGCACGACCTCGTCGCGGAAGCGCTGCACCGAGGGGTCGCCGTCGTCGAGGCCCTTCTCGGCCGCCTCGCGCACGTGCGCGAAGGTCAGCGGTCGGGTGCGGCGCGCGGTCTCGATCCACTCGCGCACGTCGCCGGGGTTCTTCGCCGCCGTGATGTGGTTGAGCTGCGCGTTGAAGACGTTCTGCGCCGCGAGCGCCTCGCCCACGCGCAGCAGCAGCGGCACGTACCCGCTGCGCAGAAGCTCGGCGCCCTGCGCCGCGTCGCGAAGCGCGAGGAAGCTCCAGCCGACGGAGAGCGCGAAGGCGATGAGCACGAGCACGTAGCTCGCGAGAAGCCTCCCGGCGACCGTGCGCCGCGCGCGGGTCTGGGCCATCGCTAACCCGCGAGGGCCCGCGCGACGAGGCTCACGAGGTCCTCGGCCTCCTCGCCGCGGCTACGGAAGCGGCGCAGGCTGTCGGAGCACGCCGTCACGAGCAAGCCTCCGCCGCGCGCCTTGTGCTCGCCGATGCGCGCATCCGCGATCGCCGCCGACGTGGCCGGACGCGTGAGCGGAAGCAGCGCGCCTCCGCCGCTGCACTCGGCATGCTCGCGCTCGCGCTGAAAGCCTTCCGGCGCACGCCCGCCGAGCACGCGCGAGAGGATCGCCCGCGGCTCGTCGTACCGCCCGAGCCCTCGGCCGAGCTGACAGGGGTCGTGCCAGCGCACGGGGCGATCGGACAGCTCCGGCAAGGGCTTGAGCCGATCGAGCGCCGCATGCGCGAGATCGACGAACAGCTCGGGCTTCACCGGCAAGGTCTCGCCCACGCGCGGATGCTCCACGAGCAGCGCGCGCGCGCACCCCGGATCGACCACGATGAGCCGCTCGAGCCCCGCCGTCTCGGCCGCGAGCCTCTGCGCCGCGCTGCGAAGCCCGTTGCGATCCCCGGCCCAGAGCTCCGGCAGACCGCAGCAGCCACGGATCGCCCGCACCGGACCGCCCGCGAGCCGCGCCGCCGCGCGCAACGCATCCCGCGCCACACCCTTCGCGCGTCGCGCATACCCGCACCCGACGAGCACGCCGGCCACGGGCTTGCCCTCGCGCCGATCCTCCGCCTCGATCTCGTCGAGCGCCCGCGCCGCCTCCGCCTCGCGCTCGGATGCGCGCGCAGCCGCCTTGACCGCAGCCTCGGGAGCCACGCCACGCGCGAACAGATCAGCGCGCGCGTCCGTGAGCACCACCGCGGGCTCGTTGCGATGATCGCAGCGCTCGCGGCACGCGTGGCACCCCGTGCAGGCCCACGGGGGCGCGGCGTGCTCGGGCTCGATCGGCACGTCCCCGCGCGCGAGGAAATAGGACATGCTCATCTTGCCCCACGGCGTCACCGTCTCGTTCGTCTCCGCGTTCGACACGGGGCAGGCCGCGCGGCAGAGCTTCGGGCAATACACGCACTTTTCGAGCGAGCTTTGGTGCGCGGCGAGGAGCGGCAGGTGGAGCACGCCCGGAGTGTCGGCCGCTCCGGAGGATCGCGCAAGCCGCGAAGCCCGCGCTGTCGCTTCAACCCGTGCGACCGGCCTGATGCCCGCCCGTGCTGCTCGGACGGCCGCCACGTCGGGTCGGCGGTGAAGGCTCCTCGCCCGCTGCCGTCGTCGCAGCAGCCCCGGCCGCAGCGACACGGCCGCGTCGGCTCGGCGGCGGCGCGCCTTCTTCGCCCGGCCCGTTCGCCTTGCCCGCGCTCGCGGCGGCGCTCCCATGCCCGGGCGCGTGCACGAGCGGCAACCCCGTCGCCTCGTCGATGCGCGTGCCCGCGGTGGGCCCGGGGGAGGGCGCGGGCAGCGTCTCCTGCGGGATCCGGATCGTGAACGTCGTGCCTTGCGGGCAGGATTCGACCTCGATGGAGCCGCTGTGCTCGTCGACGATCTTCTTCACGATCGCGAGGCCGAGCCCCGTGCCGCCGCGCTTGCCGCTCGTCACGAACGACTGGAAGAGCCTGTCGCGGATCTCGCTCGGGATGCCGCGGCCCGTGTCGGAGACGTCGAGCACGAAGTCTCCTCCGTCGCGCAGCGCGCGGATGACGAGCTTGCCGCCCTTCGGCTCCATCGCCTCGACCGCGTTGCGCACGAGGTTGTGGATGACGCGCGTGATCTTTCCCTCGTCGAAGCGCGCCGTGCCGCGGTCGTCGAGCTCCATCGTGAGCTCGACGTTGCGGCCCGCCAGCTCGAGCTCGAGCTGCTTCTCGAGGTCGCCGAAGAACTTGGTCAGGTAGACCTTGCGCACGAGGATGCTGCGCTCGCCGCGCGCGAACTCGAGCAGCTCGCGCTGCATCGCGCTGATGGCGTCGAACTGCTTCAGGATGAGCCGCGCGTGATCGGCGCGCATCGACGGATCGGTGGCCGTCGCCATGAGCTGCACGTAGCCGCTGATCACCGTGAGCGGCGTGCGCATGTCGTGCATCACGCCCGACAAGAGCCGCCCGATCGCCGTGAGCCGCTCGCTCTTCTCGCGCTCGAGGCGCGAGCGGAAGAGCCTGACCGCGGTCGACGCGTTGGCCGAGACGAGCCTGAGCAGCGCGCGATCGTCCTGCGTGAAGCCGAGCGGATTGCGCGAGTTGTAGAGCGCGAGCGCCGCCACCGGCACCTCGTCCTCGCCCTCGAGCGGCACGACGATCGCCGAGACGATCTCGAGGTCGAGCGAAGGGTGCATGCGCGCCTTCGCGACCTCGGCGAGGTCGCCGTAGGGCTTCGCCTGCGGCCCGACGTTGATCGACTCGCGGTGCGTCATCGCCCAGCCGAGCAGGCCCTCGCCGCGCTTGACCGGCAGGCGCTTGACCTCGATGTGCTGGCCCCCCGGCCCCATCGTGCTCGACTCGGCGAAGTAGAGAAAGACGCCCGCCTCGCCCTCGTCGATGAGCAAGGCACCGGCGCGCGCCTCGCATGCGCGCGAGGCCTCGGTGATGACCGCGCGCGAGATCTCCTCCATCGAGGAGGCGCCGCTCATGGCCGTCTCGAGCTCGAAGAGCAGCTTCAAGTCCGCCACGCGGTGCTCGAGCTGCTCCTTGGTCTCGACGAGCTGCATGTTCTTCTGGATGACCGACAAGAACAGGCGCGAGTTGTCGATCGAGACAGCCGCCTGCGTGGCGAGCGCGCTCAGAAGCTCCTCGTCGTGCTGCGAGAACTCGCCCTTGCCGGCGTGCTTGTTCAGCACCTGGACCACGCCGATCGTGCGGCCCACGTGGTTCTTCATGGGCGCGGCGAGGATGCTGCGCGTGCGGTAGCCGGTGAGATCGTCCCAGGTGCGCTGGAAGCGTTTGTCCCAGTACGCATCTTTGACGCGGGCGATGCGGCCGTGCTTGGCGACGTGCCCGGCGATGCCCTCGCCGACGGGCAGCTCGATCGAGCGCACCTCACCGCCGAGGATGACCCGCGAGATCAGCATGCGGCGCCCCTCGTCGAGCAGGTACAAGGTCGCGCGGTCCGCCTCGAGCAGCTCGGTGATCTTGCCGAGGATGAGCTCGAGGAGCTGATCGAGATCGAGCGTGGACCCGAGCGCGAGCCCCACGTCGCGCAGGGCGCGGACGGTCTTTTCCGAGCGCTCGAGCCTGGCCTCGAGGTCCTGGACCTGGGCCGTGAGCTCTCGCAGGCGATCCGCCTTGCCGGTCACAAAACGACGCTAACACGTCGGCGAGCGGCGTAGGAGCGAACCAGCAAAGGGAGATGAGTTTGCCCGCGAACGGGCGGACGGATGGGCGGATCCAGGCAGGATCCGCCCATCGAGCGGGCTGGGCTACCGATTCATGCTCTCGAGGAACTCCTGGTTCGACTCGGTACGGCTGACCTTGTCGATCAAGAACTCCATGGAGTCGATGACGTTGAGGGGGTGCAGGAGCCCGCGGAGCAGCCACACGCGCTGCAGGATCCACTCGGGCAGGAGCAGCTCCTCCTTGCGCGTCGCGCTCTTGTTGATGTCGAGGCAGGGGAAGATCCGCTTCTCCATGAGCTTGCGGTCGAGGTGGATCTCGCTGTTGCCCGTGCCCTTGAACTCCTCGAAGATCACCTCGTCCATGCGCGAGCCGGTGTCGACGAGCGCCGTCGCGATGATCGTGAGCGAACCGCCCTCCTCGACGTTGCGCGCAGCGCCGAAGAAGCGCTTCGGCTTGTGCAGCGCGTTCGAGTCGACGCCGCCCGAGAGGATCTTGCCGCTCGGCGGCACCACGGTGTTGTAGGCGCGCGCGAGGCGCGTGATCGAGTCGAGGAGGATCACGACGTCGTGCTTGTGCTCGACGAGGCGCTTGGCCTTCTCGATGACCATCTCGGCCACCTGCACGTGACGCGTCGCCGGCTCGTCGAAGGTCGAGCTGATGACCTCGCCCTTCACCGTGCGCTGCATGTCGGTGACCTCCTCGGGGCGCTCGTCGATGAGCAGCACGAGGAGCGTCGTGTCCGGGTGGTTCGTCGAGATCGCGTTCGCGATGTGCTGGAGCAGCACGGTCTTGCCCGCGCGCGGGGGCGAGACGATGAGACAACGCTGGCCCTTGCCGATGGGGCACAGCATGTCGATGATCCGCGTGGAGAGGCCCTTGGCGCCGTTCTCCATGTTGAACTTCTGCTGCGGATAGAGCGGCGTGAGGTTGTCGAACAGGATCTTGTCGCGGGCCACCTCGGGCGCGCCGCCATTGATCTTGTCGACCTTGAGCAGCGCGAAGTACGCCTCGCGCTCCTTGGGGGGCCGGATGGGCCCGCTCACGCTGTCGCCCGTGCGCAGGTTGAAGCGCCGGATCTGCGACGGAGAGACGTAGATGTCGTCCGGTCCGGGCAGGTAGTTGTAGTCCGGCGCGCGCAGGAAGCCGAAACCGTCGGGCAGGCACTCGAGCACGCCCTCGCTGTAGACGGGCTGATCCTGGGCCGCGAAGGCCTGCAGGAGCGCGAAGATGAGCTCCTGCTTCCGCATGCCAGCGGCGCCCTCGATGTTGAGCCCCTTGGCCATCTGGACCAGCTCGGCCATCGACTTCTGCTTCAGTTCACGCAGGTGCATCGATCGAAAACTCCACGGCAGGGCCGCTGCCCGGAGAGAGCGCGGACCCTGAGAGCGACAGGTTGAGGGATGGGGTTACGTGGCCCGAATCGGGCAGGGGACCGACCCTTTTGGGCAGAGTCCCGAGGATGAAAGCCGCCCCTGGGGGAGGCGACTGGACGAACTGTGTGTGAAGTGCGGCCGCCCCGTGAACCGAGGCGCTCGGCCGGTCGCATGGCGTCGGCGGCGGGACTCTATCAAGCACATTCAAGCTGTCAATCCGGGGCGTCGCTGGTGGAGTCACCTCGCGCGTGGGCCGCTCGACATTTCGCGAGCCGCGAAGCGCAGGGACGGATGCGCCCGAAGTTGCCTCGAGGCCGTTGTACAGGTAGGAATCGGCCGATCGATGGCGCTC includes:
- a CDS encoding sensor histidine kinase produces the protein MAQTRARRTVAGRLLASYVLVLIAFALSVGWSFLALRDAAQGAELLRSGYVPLLLRVGEALAAQNVFNAQLNHITAAKNPGDVREWIETARRTRPLTFAHVREAAEKGLDDGDPSVQRFRDEVVREAAAIEKLLGADPERFSQLFQALAVSDREAAERARDDLAKREAEGAQRLRAIRARIEERMESLTAEAKRRESRSMQLLVGLFLLTLLVGVVATLYTRRVLAPLTAVTERANAVARGDLTPREVVATNDEIGELATTFEGMVAAIQRARSELVNAERLAAIGKMAAHVTHEIRNPLSSIGLNLELLEEEVAPSSNKEAAQLVVAIKAEVDRLSRIAEQYLSIARRPRPRLEREHVEDLVRELVAFVHPELERGGVTERVEADDDLPEVGLDESQFRQALLNLIRNAREAMSKGGELIISIRKAKDGGVDLAVDDTGTGVPEDVRASIFDPFFTTKQRGTGLGLAVTRDIVEAHGGTIGCEGRAGGGTRFFIHLPAALPGADVAQDSRADLLG
- a CDS encoding (Fe-S)-binding protein; amino-acid sequence: MLHLPLLAAHQSSLEKCVYCPKLCRAACPVSNAETNETVTPWGKMSMSYFLARGDVPIEPEHAAPPWACTGCHACRERCDHRNEPAVVLTDARADLFARGVAPEAAVKAAARASEREAEAARALDEIEAEDRREGKPVAGVLVGCGYARRAKGVARDALRAAARLAGGPVRAIRGCCGLPELWAGDRNGLRSAAQRLAAETAGLERLIVVDPGCARALLVEHPRVGETLPVKPELFVDLAHAALDRLKPLPELSDRPVRWHDPCQLGRGLGRYDEPRAILSRVLGGRAPEGFQREREHAECSGGGALLPLTRPATSAAIADARIGEHKARGGGLLVTACSDSLRRFRSRGEEAEDLVSLVARALAG
- a CDS encoding GAF domain-containing protein; amino-acid sequence: MTGKADRLRELTAQVQDLEARLERSEKTVRALRDVGLALGSTLDLDQLLELILGKITELLEADRATLYLLDEGRRMLISRVILGGEVRSIELPVGEGIAGHVAKHGRIARVKDAYWDKRFQRTWDDLTGYRTRSILAAPMKNHVGRTIGVVQVLNKHAGKGEFSQHDEELLSALATQAAVSIDNSRLFLSVIQKNMQLVETKEQLEHRVADLKLLFELETAMSGASSMEEISRAVITEASRACEARAGALLIDEGEAGVFLYFAESSTMGPGGQHIEVKRLPVKRGEGLLGWAMTHRESINVGPQAKPYGDLAEVAKARMHPSLDLEIVSAIVVPLEGEDEVPVAALALYNSRNPLGFTQDDRALLRLVSANASTAVRLFRSRLEREKSERLTAIGRLLSGVMHDMRTPLTVISGYVQLMATATDPSMRADHARLILKQFDAISAMQRELLEFARGERSILVRKVYLTKFFGDLEKQLELELAGRNVELTMELDDRGTARFDEGKITRVIHNLVRNAVEAMEPKGGKLVIRALRDGGDFVLDVSDTGRGIPSEIRDRLFQSFVTSGKRGGTGLGLAIVKKIVDEHSGSIEVESCPQGTTFTIRIPQETLPAPSPGPTAGTRIDEATGLPLVHAPGHGSAAASAGKANGPGEEGAPPPSRRGRVAAAGAAATTAAGEEPSPPTRRGGRPSSTGGHQAGRTG
- the rho gene encoding transcription termination factor Rho, which encodes MHLRELKQKSMAELVQMAKGLNIEGAAGMRKQELIFALLQAFAAQDQPVYSEGVLECLPDGFGFLRAPDYNYLPGPDDIYVSPSQIRRFNLRTGDSVSGPIRPPKEREAYFALLKVDKINGGAPEVARDKILFDNLTPLYPQQKFNMENGAKGLSTRIIDMLCPIGKGQRCLIVSPPRAGKTVLLQHIANAISTNHPDTTLLVLLIDERPEEVTDMQRTVKGEVISSTFDEPATRHVQVAEMVIEKAKRLVEHKHDVVILLDSITRLARAYNTVVPPSGKILSGGVDSNALHKPKRFFGAARNVEEGGSLTIIATALVDTGSRMDEVIFEEFKGTGNSEIHLDRKLMEKRIFPCLDINKSATRKEELLLPEWILQRVWLLRGLLHPLNVIDSMEFLIDKVSRTESNQEFLESMNR